Genomic DNA from Caldicellulosiruptor hydrothermalis 108:
TTTTCTAAATTCTAAAGCGCTCATGTCTTAGTGTTTGTGAAACACCCTCGCAAAGGTTGAACATGAGTAAAAGACTACCTTAAGAGCTATCTCAGTAGTCACTGGCTTGTCGGTTGAAAGAAGCAGGCTGCATGCGTGCTGAATCCTCACCTCAATCAAAAAGCCGGGTTTCTAAAAAACAAAAAAGCCACAGATAGTTTGCAGAAAAAATTATTTGTGGTTTACCTGTTATGAAATTATTGAATAATTTCCTTCTTTTTTTTCTTTTTCAGTTCCTCTAATTCTCTCTCTACTTTTTTTGCCGTTTCTTCAAAATACCTAATCAATTCTTCTGGAGTCATGCCTTTTGTTTCTTCGTAGATCTCCTCCTGTATCCTGTGCAGTTCTTTCATCGCGCTTGTTTCAAACATATTTGTCACTCCTCTTCCTCTAACATCATAAGTGGTGACACCAGTTGAATTTCTCTATAACCCATAAGTTTGTTTATTGCGTTTACGCCTTGAATTGTCCTATATCTAACTATATGCTTAAAATTCCATGATACCAAAATATCACATTCGTTAATGCTTGCTACTGCAATATGGACTGCGTCGTCGAAAAACCTTGACGGAATTATACATTCATTCACATACTTCTGCGCAAGTTCCAAAACTTGTTGGTTAATCTCAATTCTCGTGAATTCTATCTGGGACATATACTCTAAATAGCCTGCTTCTTTTTGGTTCCTTGCACTTATTTAATTCAGTTATTACTGCACTTGAAATTTATATATTGTATTTTCCTTGTTTAAGCTCCTCCCAAAATTTTCTTGTTATCTGCATATACTCAGGATTATCATGGTGGTCTAAGTGACTTATAACTGAGGTGTCAAGGTATACTCGTAGCCTCCTCAATGTTACAAATTTTCTCCTTTCTTACACTAACACCTCTTCCCCGCCTCTGATTTAATTATACCATAAGCCAGCGTGTTCTAGAATATATCTTCATTATTATAAAAAATTTTAGTAAAATAAAAGCATTGGTAGAAAACATTCAAGTATTTGAACTTTGAAGGTAGAGGGAAGATTACTTTGAAAAAACCTACGGTCTTAATTGTGGATGATAACCCTGCCGTCTTGGACGGTCTTAAAATCATCCTTGAGCTTGAAAATTTTGAGGTTGTAAGCCTTTGCACTAATGCAAAAGAGGCAATAGAGTTTCTCAAGATGTGGCATGCTGACGTTGTTCTTATGGATAAAGTATACTCAAATAAGGAAATCGCAAGGATGCTTTTCATCTCTGAAGGTACAGTAAGAAACTACATAACATCCATTCTTCAAAAGTTAAATCTTAAAAATAGAACCCAAATCGCAGTATACTATCTTACTAAATTTTCTTAATCTCAAAAGTGTTAGACAGGAACATTTGTTAATCAATTGTTACTCAAAAGTATGCGTGAATAAGTGCTTATAAAAAACAAATTGAAAAAACTCATTTGCGATATAACCATAGTTTTTGTTTTTTGCCTATTTTTGTGTTTGCCAGAGTAAAGGTGTTATCCAAAAATGTTACTTTCGAAGGTGTAAAATAGAGTTTTTTCTTGTAGCAATATTTTAATGCATTAATGCAAAATATCGTAAATTAGTCTGCCAACAAATTCTCCAATTTTAAAGGCTAAAAGAGATAATAATCCAAAACCAATAAAAATCAACGATGCCCTTATTATAGGTGGGAATTTCTCCAATTTTGCAATCATCTGTTTTAGCATTTACCAACACCCCAGTTCCATATCGGAGATGATTAATGGCATTTTTTTAATAATTATATCACAGCAATTTTTATTGCAAAATGTAAAATTAATAAAAATATTAATTGCAAATCAAAGTGTGCAGAAAGAGAAATAAAAGTATGATTTAGGTTATTGCATATGCCTTTGTTAAAGGTAAAAACTGAACTACAAGTTCAAATACAGTTTGGTTTAACTTTTGCTCCTAACAAGAGCGATGTTACAAACTCGCCTGCTGTGATGTAGTCTATTTTGTTTATCGCTGTTTTAACTGCCTGTGTGATTGTCCCAGCCTGTGCTACTGGGAAGGCAAAGGTCAAAAGCAGGCTCAGAATTACAATAAAGCTTACAAACTTTTTCATGGTCAATCACTCCTTTTTTGTTTTTTTAAACCTCTCATTATTGTTATACCACGCTTTTAGAAAAACAGGCACAGAAATTTTGCCTACTAAAAAACAAAAAGCCACGGTCAGGTTTTCCCTGCAAACCTATACCGTGGCTAACTTCCTTTTGATTTACTCATTTGTGTTTTACTCATCTATGAATATATTATACCACTGTAGCTCAAAATTGTAACGACAAAAAATTTTTGACATTCTGTATAAACACCTAATAGTTGTATTTCTGGGAAGAAATTTAAGTATATTGTAGCATGTTTTTGCTTATTTTGCAAGGAGACTGACAGCAGAAGACAACCTAAAAGAAATTGCTAAGAGTCTCCTCTTTTTCATGAGATTGGCAAGAACTTAAAGGAGGTCTAAAAACTCTTCTAAACTTATTCCTGCTTGTTCCAAAATACTTTTTAATGTTCCTCTTGCAACTTCTTCATGCATTGGGATAATTACGATCCTTGTTGGATTTTCTTTTTTAGCTTGAGATGACTGCCTTTTTGTGCCACTTCCCTGAATCCAGCTTTTTTGAGCGCTCTTATTATTTCCTGTGGCTTTAGTATAGGATACCTGGAAGACATTTACACAGCCACCTCTATGGTAGTTATCAGCGGTGGCATTTGTGGTTTTTGTATTTCTTCTCCCTCGTAGTAAAGTTCAAGAGCTTCTTTTAAGTTAGCTATTGCTTCTTCGATGGTTTTTCCTTGTGAAGCTACACTGTTTTCTACGCATTTAGCTATATACCAGTTGTCCTCTTTGCTTACTACTACTGTAAACAACATAACAAAATCACCTTTTTCGTCTGAAAGTTTTTGCTTACAACTTTTATTATACCACACAAAAAACAAAAACCACAGCTTAAAAGCTGCGGTTTGATTTTTATTTTTACATTTTTGTAGATAGATTTTGAATACAATTTCCCTTGCAGTTTTTTATTATACACTCAGCTTTCAGTTTTTGCAATATAACCCTTTTAATTATTCTCGAATAGCTGTAAAGAGATATTTACCCCAGCGAAAAATATTGCGAAAACACTAAGGAGAAGGTTATAAAAAGAATTGAGGCTGCCTTCATCCTGAATGAATATAATTAAAAAGTGTAATGTGCTATTCAAAAGAAACACCAAAAACTGTCAGAATGGGAGTGTAGTCTACTATGAATATTTATCATAATCACGAAATAAGAATCTTCCCAAAAAATCAAGAGTACAAAAAGTGAACTTGATTTTTTTTGTTTATTAGTTTATTATATAATTAAATGCTTATAAATTAAACAAAAGAGAGGTGCAAAAAGCACAACTCTTTCTTTTAAAGCTGAAAAAAGAAAGATTGTGCAAAAAATATGTCCATGGAAGAAAGGCTTGCAAAGGTATTCAAAGCTCTGTCTCACCCAATTAGAATAAAGATAGTTCAAAACCTGTTGAGCGGTGAAAAGTGCGTATGTGAACTTTTACAGTTTGTTGAGTTTTCTCAGCCAAACTTATCTCAACATTTGAAAATCTTAAAAGAAGCTGGTTTGCTTGAACACTGCAAAGTGGGTGCAAATATGCATTACAGAATTAAAAATGAATATGTCAAAGCTCTGCTGAATATTGCAGAAGCCTTCATAATTGAAAGTCAAAAGACTGAAAGGGTGTGATAGCATTTGTTTACTCCAGTTCAGAAATTTGCTGATGTTGTAACTTACAATATTTTTAAAATCCCGCAGGGTTCAAAGCTTGCAAGTGCTGTGAACTTTTTTATATTTGACACAATCAAGATCTTTATACTTTTATTTTTGATAGTATTTGTGATAACATTTATAAGAAGCTTTTTTTCTCCAGAAAAGACAAGAGACATACTCTCGCACAAAAAACAAAATGTATATATTGCCCACATTTTAGCAGCGCTTTTGGGAATTGTGACACCGTTTTGTTCTTGCTCAGCAGTCCCGCTTTTTATTGGCTTTGTTGAAGCTGGAATCCCGCTTGGCGTGACATTTTCGTACTTGATTGCAGCGC
This window encodes:
- a CDS encoding ArsR/SmtB family transcription factor, yielding MSMEERLAKVFKALSHPIRIKIVQNLLSGEKCVCELLQFVEFSQPNLSQHLKILKEAGLLEHCKVGANMHYRIKNEYVKALLNIAEAFIIESQKTERV
- a CDS encoding response regulator transcription factor, with product MKKPTVLIVDDNPAVLDGLKIILELENFEVVSLCTNAKEAIEFLKMWHADVVLMDKVYSNKEIARMLFISEGTVRNYITSILQKLNLKNRTQIAVYYLTKFS
- a CDS encoding PIN domain-containing protein; its protein translation is MSQIEFTRIEINQQVLELAQKYVNECIIPSRFFDDAVHIAVASINECDILVSWNFKHIVRYRTIQGVNAINKLMGYREIQLVSPLMMLEEEE
- a CDS encoding type II toxin-antitoxin system HicB family antitoxin is translated as MLFTVVVSKEDNWYIAKCVENSVASQGKTIEEAIANLKEALELYYEGEEIQKPQMPPLITTIEVAV